CGGGTGCACGGCGTGCAGAACGTGATCATCCGCAACCTCACCTTCCGCGACACCCGCGACTGCTTCCCGCAGTGGGACCCGACCGACGGCTCCGAGGGCAACTGGAACTCGGACTACGACGCGGTGTCCCTGCAACGGGCGACGAACGTGTGGGTCGACCACAACACGTTCACCGACCAGCCGCACCCGGACAGCGAGTCGCCGACCTACTTCGGCCGGCCCTATCAGCAGCACGACGGCTCGCTCGACATGACCAGCGGCACCGACCTGGTCACGGCGTCGTACAACCTGTTCGAGGACCACGGCAAGACGATGCTGATCGGCTCGTCGAACACCTCGACCACCGACCCCGGCAAGCTGCGGGTCTCCATTCACCACAACGTGTTCCGCAACGTCGAGGAGCGGCTGCCGCGGGTGCGGTTCGGCCAGGTGCACGTCTACAACAACCTCTACGAGCCGGGACCGTCGTTCGTCTACGCCTGGGGCGTCGGCGTGAAGTCCGCGCTCTACGTGGAGAACAACTACGTCAAGCTGTCCGGCGGCGGCGCGGTGGAAGACCTCATCTACAACTGGGGCGGCACCGCGATCACCGAGGTCGGCACGGTCGTGGACGGTCGGCCGACCGACGTGCTGGACGCGTTCAACGCGGCCAACCCGACCGCGCAGCTCGCCGGTGACGCCGGCTGGACGCCCACCCTGAACAAGGGCCTTGAGAAGGCAGTGCGGGTCAAGGACCTGAAGGCCGGCGCGATGCAGCGCGAGCGCTACCACGTGGCCAAGGGCACCGACTTCGACACCGTGCAGACCGCGATCGACGCCGCTCCGCCCGGCACCACCATCACCATCGGCAAGGGCGTGTACCGCGAGGTCATCCGGGTGCCCCGGACCAAGCCCGACCTGCTGCTGAAGGGCTCCACCGGCACCGCGCGCGACGTCGTCATCGACTACGACAACGCCAACGGCACCAAGAAGCCCGACGGGACGACGTACGGGACGACCGGTTCGGCCACGGCGACGATCGAGGCGGACGGCTTCACCGCGCGCGACCTGACGTTCAGCAACTCGTTCGACCGGGCCGCGCACCCCGAGATCACGTCCACGCAGGCAGTCGCGGTGAAGGCGACGGGCGACCGCCAGTACTACGACCGCGTTCGGTTCATCGGCCATCAGGACACCCTCTACGCCGACACGCGGGCCGCCGGGACGCGGGCCCGCCAGTACTACCGGGGTGGCGAGATCGTAGGCGACGTCGACTTCATCTTCGGCCGCGCCACGGCGGTGTTCGACCAGATGACGATCCGGGCGCTCGACCGGGGCAGTGACCCGAACGGGTACATCACGGCCGCCAGCACGCGGCGCGACAACCCGCACGGGTTCCTGATCATGAACTCGACCATCGTGAGCGACGCCCCCGCGGGCACCTACTACCTGGGCCGGCCGTGGCACCCCGGCGGCGACCCGGACGCCATCGCGTCCGTCGTCATCCGCGACACGAAGCTGCCCGCCGCCGTGAAGACCGCGCCGTGGACCGACATGTCCGGCTTCTCGTGGCGTGACGCCAGGTTCGCCGAACACCGGAACTCCGGTCCGGGCGCGACCGCCGGAGCCGACCGGCCGCAGCTCACGTCCGAACATGCCTCGCAGCACACCCGCCGCGCGTACCTCGGCGACTGGAACCCCGCATGAGGACTCGCACGTGGGCGCCTTACGCGCTGATCGCACCGACGCTGGTGCTGATGGCGGTCTTCCTGGTCTACCCGATCGGGAGCGTCGTCTACTACAGCCTCCAGCGGTACAACGTCACGCAGCCGTGGAAGAACGGCTTCGCGGGGCTGGACAACTTCAAGCAGATGCTGTTCGACGACCCGCTGTTCTGGCAGAGCCTCGTGTTCAGCGCCAAGTGGGTGTTCGTCGAAGTCGGACTCCAGCTGCTGCTCGGCCTGATCCTGGCGCTGGTGGTGAACGAGACGTTCATCGGCCGCGGCATCGCCCGCGCGCTGGTGTTCTCGCCGTGGGCGGTGTCCGGCGTGCTCACCACCGGCATCTGGATCCTGCTGCTCAACCCGTCCACTGGCATCTTCCAGGAACTCTCGGAGCTGGGCATCGGCTCGCCGGGCACCTCGGTGCTCGGCAACCCCGACACGGTGTTCGACGCCCTGGTGGTCACCGAGCTGTGGCGCGGTGTGCCGTTCTTCGCGATCCTGCTGCTGGCCGACCTCCAGAGCATCCCCAAGGACCTCTACGAGGCGGCGTCGGTGGACGGCGCGAGCCGGTGGCGGCGCTTCACCAGCGTCACCCTGCCGCACCTCAAGGACGCGATCATCCTGTCCACGCTGCTCCGCGCGGTGTGGGAGTTCAACAACGTCGACCTCATCTACACGCTCACCGGCGGCGGCCCGGCGAACCAGACCACCACGCTGCCGCTGTACGTCGCCAGGCAGGCCGTGGACTCGCACAACTTCGGGTACGGCTCGGCGCTGACCGTCGCCGGGTTCCTCATCCTGCTGTTCTTCTCGATCCTGTACCTGCGGTTGTCGAAGTTCGGGAGCCGGGCATGACCGAAACACTCACTCGACCCCCCGTGAACACCCCTCCGCCACCCCGGAAGCCGACGAAACGGCGGCGCCGGGCCGTGGCCGAGGAGCCGGGCAAGCGGTGGCTCATCCACGTGCCGCTGGTCGTGTACCTGCTGTTCACGCTCATCCCGTTC
This is a stretch of genomic DNA from Saccharothrix ecbatanensis. It encodes these proteins:
- a CDS encoding pectinesterase family protein, with protein sequence MHAGTDLGKQVLQAGDGWASSGTGTTGGSAATTEHVVRDAEELRAALAAPAPRIIKVRGVIDLRADCSTYAADGYTLAGYLAAYDPAVWGRDTEVSGPLEDARAASARRQAAAIALNVGSDTTLVGDGRGAGITGANVRVHGVQNVIIRNLTFRDTRDCFPQWDPTDGSEGNWNSDYDAVSLQRATNVWVDHNTFTDQPHPDSESPTYFGRPYQQHDGSLDMTSGTDLVTASYNLFEDHGKTMLIGSSNTSTTDPGKLRVSIHHNVFRNVEERLPRVRFGQVHVYNNLYEPGPSFVYAWGVGVKSALYVENNYVKLSGGGAVEDLIYNWGGTAITEVGTVVDGRPTDVLDAFNAANPTAQLAGDAGWTPTLNKGLEKAVRVKDLKAGAMQRERYHVAKGTDFDTVQTAIDAAPPGTTITIGKGVYREVIRVPRTKPDLLLKGSTGTARDVVIDYDNANGTKKPDGTTYGTTGSATATIEADGFTARDLTFSNSFDRAAHPEITSTQAVAVKATGDRQYYDRVRFIGHQDTLYADTRAAGTRARQYYRGGEIVGDVDFIFGRATAVFDQMTIRALDRGSDPNGYITAASTRRDNPHGFLIMNSTIVSDAPAGTYYLGRPWHPGGDPDAIASVVIRDTKLPAAVKTAPWTDMSGFSWRDARFAEHRNSGPGATAGADRPQLTSEHASQHTRRAYLGDWNPA
- a CDS encoding carbohydrate ABC transporter permease, with amino-acid sequence MRTRTWAPYALIAPTLVLMAVFLVYPIGSVVYYSLQRYNVTQPWKNGFAGLDNFKQMLFDDPLFWQSLVFSAKWVFVEVGLQLLLGLILALVVNETFIGRGIARALVFSPWAVSGVLTTGIWILLLNPSTGIFQELSELGIGSPGTSVLGNPDTVFDALVVTELWRGVPFFAILLLADLQSIPKDLYEAASVDGASRWRRFTSVTLPHLKDAIILSTLLRAVWEFNNVDLIYTLTGGGPANQTTTLPLYVARQAVDSHNFGYGSALTVAGFLILLFFSILYLRLSKFGSRA